The nucleotide sequence CCGCGCACGTTCGACTTGCGACGCTCGGTTCGCTCGGGCCAACTGGTCGTCCCATGGCTTCCTCGAACAACCGCCTTCTCGCCGCCCTCGCCTCCCGCCGTCTCGTTTGTGACGGCGGCATGGGCACCCAACTCATGCTCGCCGGTCTCGAACAAGGCGCTTCCGGCGAGGCCTGGAACATCACTCACCCCGAGCGCGTGCTGGAGATCCAAAAACGCTACGTCGACGCCGGAGCCGACTGCATCATCACCAACACGTTTGGCGGTTCGCGGCTCATGCTGGAACGCCACGGCGTGGCCGACGACGTCGTCGCAATCAACCAAGCCGCCGTGCGCATCGCCCGTGAAGCCTTTGGCGACAAAGAAGGCTTCGTGCTCGGCGACATCGGCCCGCTCGGCGCCATCCTCGAACCTTACGGCGACCTGCCCTACGCCGACGCCGTGGCCGCCATCACCGAGCAAGCCAAGGCGCTCGTGGAGGCCGGCGTCGATGCGATCATTCTCGAAACCCAAACCGGCAAGGAAGAGATCCAGGCCGGCCTCGAAGGCGCCAAGGCCGCCGGTGCCCCCTGCATCATCGCGTCGTTCGCCTACGACCTGTCCGCCGATAAGTCCTTTTACAAAACCATGATGGGCTTTGGCCCCGAAGACGCCGCCGAGTTCTGCGAAGAACACGGCGCCGACATCATCGCCCTCAACTGCGGCACCGGCATGGACATGCCTGGGGCGGCCAGCGTGGCCGAAATCTACCGCGACACCGTCGATCTCCCCATCATGATCCAGCCCAACGCAGGCCTGCCCGTGTTGGAAAACATGAAGGCCGTCTACAAGCAGCCCCCCGAGGAAACCGCCGCCGAGACCCCGGCCGCCCTCGCCGCCGGTGCCAACATCATCGGCTCCTGCTGCGGCAGCACCCCTGACCACACCGCCGCCATCCGCGCCAAGGTCGACGCCTTCAACGCCGCCAATTAAGCCGGGAAGCGCGAGCAAGCTCGCGGCCTACCCCTACATTTGGAATTCGCCTTCCCGCAGGCTGCCTGCTTGCAGGCGCTCGCTCAACTCGGGCGACTCGCCAACACCATCGGCTCAACAGTTGAATTTCAGTCCGGTGTGAAACACCAAAGGGGCGTGGTTAGGTGGTCCTCCTTATCACCATGACCACGTTCCCGAACATCTTCTCGCTCCAGGGTGAAACCGCTTTGATCACCGGCGGCGGCACCGGTATCGGCCGCGCCATCGCCGAGTGCATGCATCAAGCCGGTGCGACCATCGTGCTCACCGGTCGGCGAGAAAACCTGTTGCAGGAGCAAGTGTCCCGCCTCGGCGACCGCGCCCACTACGTGGTCCACGACGTCACCCAACTGGATCAAGCCCACGTCCTGCGCGAAAAGGCCGAAGCCCTCGTCGGCCCGGTGACCTGCCTCGTCAACAACGCCGGCATTCACATGAAAAAGGAGGCCGTGAAAACGACCACGCAGGAGTTCCAACTCGTGCTCGATACGCACGTGCTCGGTTCCCACGCGCTTACGGTCGAATTCGCTCCCGGCATGATGGAGCGCAAACACGGCAGCATCCTCTTCACCGCTTCCATGGCCTCGCTCTTTGGCATCCCCAAGGTCATCGCCTACACCGCCGCAAAGTCAGCTTACGTCGGCATGGTTAAGGGCCTCGCCACCGAATTCTCGCCCCACGGCCTGCGGGTTAACGCCATCGCGCCCGGTTGGATCGATACCGACATGTCACGCCAAGCCTTCGCCGGTGATCCTGCGCGCTTGGAAAAAATCCTCGCCCGCACCCCCACCGGCGAACTCGGCCAGTCCAGTGATGTCGGCTGGGCTGCCGTCTACCTCGCTTCCCCCGCCGCCCACTTCGTCACCGGCACCATCCTCCCCGTCGACGGCGGCGTAAGCATCGGCTTTTAAAGCCGGAGGAAGTTTCACCACGAAATACACGAACAACACGAAAGCCGTCCTTCGTCGGATAGTCTTTCGTGCGCTTCGTGTATTTCGTGGTGAAGAAGATCGTTTAACGGCATTCCAGTTCTCTGTGTTCATCCCCGTCCATTCGTGGTTAATCCTTCGCCCATGAAACGCGTTCTGCCCCTCGCCGCCACTCTGCTGCTACTCGCCTCGTTCGCCCGCGCTGACTTTGTGCGCACCGATACCACGATCGGTTGGGAACAGGACGGCGATATCATCTGGCAATTCTCCTTCGATCCCGACGCCGGCAAACCGTTCTTCCATCCGTTGCGCGTGCCTGGCGGTCCGTCCCTCACCAAACTCCGCCCCGATGACCATGTGTGGCATTATGGCCTGTGGTTTTCCTGGAAATACATCAACGAAGCCAACTACTGGGAGCAGAGCCGCGAGACCGGTCGCTCCGAAGGCCGCACTGTCTGGGGCACACCTCACATCCGCACCTTTCCCGATGGCGGCGCCGAGATCACCCTCGATCTCGACTACGTGCATCCGACCGGCCGGGTCGACCTCACCGAAACCCGCTTTATCATCGTTTCCGCCGTCGCCACCGACGGCAGCTACACCATCGATTGGAGTAGCACTTTCACCGCCGGACGCGAAGGCGCCTACCTCGACCGCACGCCCCTGCCCGACGAGCCCAATGGTGTGCTTTGGGGCGGCTACGCTGGTCTCGGCATGCGCCTCGGCCACGGTCCCGATCCGGTGCAAATGGTAAACCTCCAAGGACCCATGACCGACTGGGTCGATAATCGTATCCGCCCGCGCACCGGCGCGCTCGGTGTGACCGTGTATCCAAACATTCCCGACAGCGGCAGTCTCGCCGTGCTCGCGGGCGATGCCAACATGCCCGGCGACGGCGACGACCCGTGGTATTGCATCAACGGCCAACCCTCCCGCTTCTGGTGCTCCGCCGTGCTCGTGCCCAAGCCTCTGCAACTTGCCCCCGGCGAGGTCTGGCCCCTGCGCTACCGCCTCCAAATGCGCAAACAGGCGTGGACGACCGCCGACCTCAGCGAGGCCGTCGAGGCCTGGGAAAACTGACCATCGGTGGGTCGAGGCATGCTGCGACCGGGCACCACTGAGTCTTAATACTCAAACAGACGGCTGGAGAGAGGTGACGAGGGGTGGGTTGATGGCGGGGAAATCTGGCCGATTTCCCTCCACCAACCTGCTGCTTCCCTCATGAAACCGACCCGTTTTATCTCGACGCTCCCGCGCGTCCGCCCGCATCCGATTGCCTGGGTTCCCACCCTCCTGCTCGCCTTTGCCATCACGGCCGCCACCACTTCCGCGCAGTCTGTGGTGACCATCGGCGACGACTTGATCGATCGCACCTTCACGGATGGGTCCAGCGGCGGCGTCTACCTCTACACCGGCACTTTCGGTCAGGCGGGCACGGCATCGAGCTGGGCGTTCCACACGGAGTCGGCGGCCGGTCGCTACCTGACTCCTTTGCTGTTCCAAAAACTGGACGATTCAAACTTTCAAGTTACGGGCGTCGGTCAGTGGACCTATTCCGAATCGAGCGGAACCCACAGCGACCTCACCTTCAACCTCATCGCTGGCACCGATGTCGTCGGAGCGGACTACACCTTCGGGTTCACCGACCGCAAGACAAGCTACCCGGGCAGCGGCACGGCGATCACCACCGACTCCCGGCAAACCGGAATAATCGAAGCCGAAGCCGACGGCCTCTGGGCCTTCACCTACGGGGAGGATGCGTTTGATGGTCTCAGTCTGGGCCAAATCTACCAGATCGGCGCCGACCTCGGTGGCGACGAAACCATCGTCGCGCTGTATGGTTTGGGCCTGCGCACGTATTCCTCGCAGATGAGTATCTCCGCCGTGCCCGAACCGGCGTCCGCCGGGCTGTGGATAGGTGGGGCCGTTCTGGTTGGCTTCATGACCGTTCGACGCCGCCTGCGAACACCCTGCTCCTCTACGGCCTGATTTCCGATGGGCGGCAGGCCGCCGCCCGCCCCTAGGGGATCGCTTGCGACCGGACTTTCTTTCTCTACCCTTCTTCGAGCCGAGCTGCCCTCGCTCGGATGCGACGACCACGCATTCCCGCTGGTCGCCTTGTTACCTCAACTCCGCGAATCATGTCACCTTGGACGACCGTCATCATCGAGGACCAGTTCCTGTTTCGTGATTTGTTGGTGAAACTGGTCAACGGAGATCCCCGATTCGAGTGCGTGGGCGCGGCCGGTGATGGCGAGGCCGGCTTGGCGCTGTGCCGCCGACTTCACCCGCGACTCGTTTGCCTCGATTTGAACATGCCACGACTCGGAGGTCTGGCGATGGCGGAACAGCTTCGCGCGGAATCCAACGGTTCCCGCATTCTCGCGCTCACCTCGTGCAAGGACGAGACGTCGATCGCCGGCGTGCTCGAATTGGGACTCGCGGGGTATGTGGAGAAGGATCAGCCCATCACGGTCCTCGAAAAAGCCATGGTGGCCGTGGCCGAGGGGCGCACCTATTACTCGCCCACGTTTAACACGGTGCGACGACGCCTGGGCGGCAACCCGATGGCCGTCTCCAAAATCCTGAGCCTGCGCGAACGAGAAGTCCTCCAGCTCGTAGCCCGCGGCCTCACCAGCGCGGAGATTGCCCGCGACTTGGACCTGAGCCTGCGCACCGTGGGCAACCATCGCTACAACATCATGAAAAAACTCGAGCTGCGAAACGCCGCCGAAATGGTGGCCTACGCCCTGAAGCAAGATCAGACTTCGGCGGTTTCGTCGCGAGCGGTCGATTGAAACCACGCCCAAGCTTCGGTCCCGCCTTCGACCGCCGGGCGCAATTCCAAGGAACCTCCCAGCTGCCCCATCAGCTGTCGACAAAGTGCCAGACCGAGTGCCGGTCGCAGCTCCGCGGAATCGTTCGCCGTTTCGTCAATGCCCGGACCGGTGTCGGTCACGATCAGGGCCACCCGACCGGGAGAAGATTGGCCCGCGGTGCTCACGGATATACGGCCGCCTGACGGCGTGAATTTTACCGCGTTGGACAATAGATTGCGGGCTATCGTCGCCACGGCCGCCGCATCGCCCCGCACCTGCACGCGGGAAGGCAGTGACACCTCGATCGTCAATTGCCGCGCGGTGATGGCCGGCTCGAACAACTGGACCACGGGCGCGCACACTTCCGCCAACACCACGGCGCGCAGCGGCATGCAGCCTTGGCCCGAGCGTAGTTCCGCCCAGACCACGAGATTGTCCAGCAACTCACGGAGGTTGTGGGCCGTGCCGTGAATTTCGTCGGCGTATTTTCGAATGTCATCAGCAGTGAAACGATCCGGTGCCCGAGCCATGAGTTGAGCCAAACTCGCCACGCCATCAAGCGGCGCGCGCAGGTCGTGACTGAGGATCGAAATGAGTTCGTTCTTCTCGAGAATCGTTTCCGCCGCGCGCTCGTATTCCGCCGTGCGAACGTCCAATGCCTGTTGCACGTTCTCCCGCTCGGAATGCTCGCGAATGACATCCTCCAGCCGCCGTCGGCTTTGATGAGCGATGATGCCCGCCAGCATCCCGCAGCCCAGCAGTAAAAATCCCTTGGCAATCTGCAAATTGACCGTGAGAGCAACCACCGCCGCGGGACTGTCCGCCGCGTCCACCGCGAGGACCAGCATGACCCAAAAGCCGACCGCCATGACGACTCCCTGCACCACCGGAATTCGAAAATCCAACCGCAGGGTGGAAATCAATGGGATCAGCGCCGCACCGATCAGGGGCGGACCACCCAGCGCGCTCGGCCACCCCAACACCCCTCCGAGCAGAGCGATGCCCGACACCGGCACCAGCGCCTCGATCACCACGGAAATCCACACCGAAAAATCCGTGGACGGCGGCTCCTGACCTTCGTCGATTCTCGACGGGCAAAGACTGCGACTCTCCACCCACTCATACACGGCCAACACAAAGACCAGTGCCGGCAAAATGAAGAGGTAATCCCCTTCCAAGCTCTGAGCCGCCACTGAGCGCAGCAATACGAGCTGCCCCACCGAACCGACGACAAAGAACACGGCGAACATCTGCGCGGCGATCTGGCGATTGCGGAGAAGGGCCATTCTCCACGGGAGGTCGACGTGAGCCCCGTCTGGCATGATCGCAAACTACGCTCCCGACCAAGGGAGGCAATCGACGATTCGGCCCAAGACAAAGCGCCGTCGCGAAACACCCCGTTCTCACCGCACTTGCCCGCTTCCATGTCACCGTCCCCTCGCTCGGCCTACCCGCCACTTAACGTCCAACTCCCTTGCCGTCGCAGCGCGGCCTGCGGTTTAATTTCATCACCGCCCCAAACCTATCCCGTCCTTATCTTACCTCGCCTTGGTTTCGCCCCCTGGAAACGAAGGCGGATTCACCCTCCGCTATGACTTCCCCCCTCCTGCGTCCCCGCTCACTTCTTATGTGCGCTCTCGTTTCCTCGACCGGTCTCTTCGCCGGCTCCACTCCTCACGGCACTCACTCCGCCTACGGTCCGGCCGTCGGTGACTTTGCCCATCACGGCGACGTCGGCGCCCCCGCCATTCGGGGCAACACCACTTACGACGCGATGACACAGTCGTATCACATGTCCGGCTCCGGCACCAACTTGTGGGGCGGCGAAGACGAGTTTCAATTCGCGTGGAACCACCTCGAGGGCGACTTCATCCTGCGCGCCCGCGTCAAGTTCCTCGGCGAGGGCGTCGACCCCCACCGCAAGCTCGGCTGGATGGTGCGCTCCGATCTCGACACCGGCTCCACCTACGCCGATGGCACCGTCCACGGCGACGGTCTCACTTCCCTGCAATACCGCGCCGCCAAGAACGGTGAGACCGACCAGATCATTCTCGAAAACGAACTCGATGGCACCTACCCGGACGTCATCCAACTCGAACGCTGGGGCGACAAATTCATCTTCTCCGCCGCCCGCTATGGTGAGCCGTTCAAGTCCGTCGAACTCGCCGAGATCGACGTGCCCAACGTCGTCTACGCCGGCCTCTTCCTCTGCTCCCACAATGCCGAAGTGACCGAGCAGGCCATCTTCACCGACGTGCGCATCATCAAGCCCGCCGCCTCGGACTTCCGCCCTTACCGCGACTACATCGGCTCCACCCTCGAAATTCTCGACGTGTTCTCCGGCGAGCTCACCGCCATCCATTCCAGTGCCGAATCCTTCGAAGCCCCCAACTGGACCACCGACGGCCAGAAGCTCATCGTCAATGTCTCCGGCAACGGCCCGGCCAAGGGCGTGCTGCGCACCTTCGACCTCGCCACCCGCCGTATCGAAACCCTCGATACCGGCCCCCAGATCAACAACAACAACGACCACGTGCTGACCTTCGACGGCAGCATGCTCGCCATTTCCAACCACGTCGGCGAGGCCCGCACCTCCACCGTCTTCACCCTGCCCTCCACCGGCTCCAGCGAGCCCGAGCAGATCACCGATCCGGCCTGGGGCCACTCCTTCCTCCACGGCTGGTCGCCCGACAACAAATGGATCGTCTACACCGCCAACCGCAAAGACCAGTGGGACATCTACAAGGTCAATGTGGACACCAAAAAAGAGGTCCAGGTCACGAACAACACCGACCTCGACGACGGCCCTGAATTCTCCCCCGACGGCGAGTGGATCTACTTCAACTCCACCCGCACCGGCCTCATGCAGATCTTCCGCATGAAACCCGACGGCTCGGGCCAGGAGCAGGTCTTCGCCGACGGCATGCAAAACTGGTTCCCGCACATCTCGCCCGATGGCAAGTGGATGACCATCATCTCCTACGACGCCGACGTCGT is from Synoicihabitans lomoniglobus and encodes:
- a CDS encoding SDR family NAD(P)-dependent oxidoreductase gives rise to the protein MTTFPNIFSLQGETALITGGGTGIGRAIAECMHQAGATIVLTGRRENLLQEQVSRLGDRAHYVVHDVTQLDQAHVLREKAEALVGPVTCLVNNAGIHMKKEAVKTTTQEFQLVLDTHVLGSHALTVEFAPGMMERKHGSILFTASMASLFGIPKVIAYTAAKSAYVGMVKGLATEFSPHGLRVNAIAPGWIDTDMSRQAFAGDPARLEKILARTPTGELGQSSDVGWAAVYLASPAAHFVTGTILPVDGGVSIGF
- a CDS encoding TolB family protein encodes the protein MTSPLLRPRSLLMCALVSSTGLFAGSTPHGTHSAYGPAVGDFAHHGDVGAPAIRGNTTYDAMTQSYHMSGSGTNLWGGEDEFQFAWNHLEGDFILRARVKFLGEGVDPHRKLGWMVRSDLDTGSTYADGTVHGDGLTSLQYRAAKNGETDQIILENELDGTYPDVIQLERWGDKFIFSAARYGEPFKSVELAEIDVPNVVYAGLFLCSHNAEVTEQAIFTDVRIIKPAASDFRPYRDYIGSTLEILDVFSGELTAIHSSAESFEAPNWTTDGQKLIVNVSGNGPAKGVLRTFDLATRRIETLDTGPQINNNNDHVLTFDGSMLAISNHVGEARTSTVFTLPSTGSSEPEQITDPAWGHSFLHGWSPDNKWIVYTANRKDQWDIYKVNVDTKKEVQVTNNTDLDDGPEFSPDGEWIYFNSTRTGLMQIFRMKPDGSGQEQVFADGMQNWFPHISPDGKWMTIISYDADVVEARDHPYYKHVYLRLMPTDGSAAPKIIAYVYGGQGTINVPSWSPDGRKIAFVSNSDIK
- a CDS encoding homocysteine S-methyltransferase family protein, coding for MASSNNRLLAALASRRLVCDGGMGTQLMLAGLEQGASGEAWNITHPERVLEIQKRYVDAGADCIITNTFGGSRLMLERHGVADDVVAINQAAVRIAREAFGDKEGFVLGDIGPLGAILEPYGDLPYADAVAAITEQAKALVEAGVDAIILETQTGKEEIQAGLEGAKAAGAPCIIASFAYDLSADKSFYKTMMGFGPEDAAEFCEEHGADIIALNCGTGMDMPGAASVAEIYRDTVDLPIMIQPNAGLPVLENMKAVYKQPPEETAAETPAALAAGANIIGSCCGSTPDHTAAIRAKVDAFNAAN
- a CDS encoding sensor histidine kinase, whose protein sequence is MALLRNRQIAAQMFAVFFVVGSVGQLVLLRSVAAQSLEGDYLFILPALVFVLAVYEWVESRSLCPSRIDEGQEPPSTDFSVWISVVIEALVPVSGIALLGGVLGWPSALGGPPLIGAALIPLISTLRLDFRIPVVQGVVMAVGFWVMLVLAVDAADSPAAVVALTVNLQIAKGFLLLGCGMLAGIIAHQSRRRLEDVIREHSERENVQQALDVRTAEYERAAETILEKNELISILSHDLRAPLDGVASLAQLMARAPDRFTADDIRKYADEIHGTAHNLRELLDNLVVWAELRSGQGCMPLRAVVLAEVCAPVVQLFEPAITARQLTIEVSLPSRVQVRGDAAAVATIARNLLSNAVKFTPSGGRISVSTAGQSSPGRVALIVTDTGPGIDETANDSAELRPALGLALCRQLMGQLGGSLELRPAVEGGTEAWAWFQSTARDETAEV
- a CDS encoding DUF6807 family protein — translated: MKRVLPLAATLLLLASFARADFVRTDTTIGWEQDGDIIWQFSFDPDAGKPFFHPLRVPGGPSLTKLRPDDHVWHYGLWFSWKYINEANYWEQSRETGRSEGRTVWGTPHIRTFPDGGAEITLDLDYVHPTGRVDLTETRFIIVSAVATDGSYTIDWSSTFTAGREGAYLDRTPLPDEPNGVLWGGYAGLGMRLGHGPDPVQMVNLQGPMTDWVDNRIRPRTGALGVTVYPNIPDSGSLAVLAGDANMPGDGDDPWYCINGQPSRFWCSAVLVPKPLQLAPGEVWPLRYRLQMRKQAWTTADLSEAVEAWEN
- a CDS encoding LuxR C-terminal-related transcriptional regulator, which produces MSPWTTVIIEDQFLFRDLLVKLVNGDPRFECVGAAGDGEAGLALCRRLHPRLVCLDLNMPRLGGLAMAEQLRAESNGSRILALTSCKDETSIAGVLELGLAGYVEKDQPITVLEKAMVAVAEGRTYYSPTFNTVRRRLGGNPMAVSKILSLREREVLQLVARGLTSAEIARDLDLSLRTVGNHRYNIMKKLELRNAAEMVAYALKQDQTSAVSSRAVD